Proteins from a single region of Antechinus flavipes isolate AdamAnt ecotype Samford, QLD, Australia chromosome 2, AdamAnt_v2, whole genome shotgun sequence:
- the LOC127547548 gene encoding vasopressin-neurophysin 2-like, with amino-acid sequence MPDTTLTACFFCLLAFTSACYFQNCPRGGKRALSNTELRQCLPCGPGSKGRCFGPNICCEEELGCYMGTSESLRCQEENYLLSPCQSGQKPCGNGGRCAAPEICCNAESCMVEPACREEAGSRRRARASEKSNGTLDGPASAFLLRLVQLAGQQMGELQPQPQEEQVAY; translated from the exons ATGCCAGATACTACTTTGACAGCCTGCTTCTTCTGCCTCCTTGCTTTCACCTCTGCCTGCTACTTCCAGAACTGTCCAAGGGGAGGCAAGCGCGCTCTGTCCAACACAGAACTCCGGCAG TGCCTCCCATGTGGTCCCGGAAGCAAAGGACGTTGCTTTGGACCAAACATCTGCTGTGAGGAGGAATTGGGCTGCTACATGGGCACTTCTGAGAGCTTGAGGTGCCAGGAAGAAAACTACCTGCTCTCCCCGTGCCAGTCTGGACAGAAACCCTGCGGGAATGGCGGTCGCTGCGCGGCTCCGGAAATCTGCTGCAATGCTG AAAGCTGCATGGTGGAACCAGCCTGCCGAGAGGAAGCAGGCAGTCGGAGAAGAGCAAGAGCCAGTGAGAAGAGCAATGGAACCCTGGATGGACCCGCCAGTGCCTTCCTCCTTCGTCTGGTACAGCTGGCTGGCCAACAGATGGGTGAGCTGCAGCCACAACCTCAAGAAGAGCAAGTTGCCTATTGA